In one window of Eleutherodactylus coqui strain aEleCoq1 chromosome 10, aEleCoq1.hap1, whole genome shotgun sequence DNA:
- the LOC136581144 gene encoding interferon lambda-3-like — protein sequence MQGESGGTKEKMQGESGGTKEKMQGESGGTKEKMQGESGGTKEKMQGESGGNKEKMQGESGGNKEDARRIRRQQREDARRIQRHQSLGFTGREESLQIGSDTPAMDIRLVVFSILLLALTTNPLRRPCRMSRYKSVSSDDMTVIKELQNEHEKNMSTDAIKCYRRMMRHKPSVCDLMPGDRLILTLKRVSVTVDVLENMSTSGAADPGSQSLRIFLQLREDLMSCKVSPGFSKIPSEQLKPWLHHLRQFMDEASPRCLQDAVLLSLIPLMVEDVGCWAHGK from the exons ATGCAAGGAGAATCCGGAGGCACCAAAGAGAAGATGCAAGGAGAATCCGGAGGCACCAAAGAGAAGATGCAAGGAGAATCCGGAGGCACCAAAGAGAAGATGCAAGGAGAATCCGGAGGCACCAAAGAGAAGATGCAAGGAGAATCCGGAGGCAACAAAGAGAAGATGCAAGGAGAATCCGGAGGCAACAAAGAAGATGCAAGGAGAATCCGGAGGCAACAAAGAGAAGATGCAAGGAGAATCCAGAGGCACCAAAGTCTCGG GTTCACAGGAAGAGAAGAAAGTCTCCAGATCGGCAGCGATACTCCGGCCATGGACATCAGACTGGTGGTCTTCAGTATTCTACTTCTGGCACTGACCACAAATCCACTCAGGAGACCCTGCCGGATGTCCAGATATAAATCAGTATCTTCTGATGACATGACGGTGATCAAGGAACTGCAGAATGAGCAT GAGAAGAACATGTCCACCGATGCCATTAAATGCTACagaaggatgatgagacacaagcCGTCTGTATGTGACCTAATG CCCGGCGATCGTCTCATCTTGACCTTAAAAAGAGTGTCAGTAACAGTTGATGTTCTGGAAAACATGTCCACATCTGGGGCTGCTGATCCTGGATCCCAGTCACTCAGGATCTTCCTTCAGTTGAGAGAAGATCTCATGTCTTGT AAAGTGTCACCAGGATTCAGTAAGATTCCCTCTGAGCAGCTGAAGCCATGGCTGCACCATCTCCGGCAGTTTATGGACGAG GCATCTCCACGATGTCTTCAGGATGCCGTGTTACTCAGCCTCATACCATTAATGGTGGAAGATGTTGGGTGTTGGGCTCATGGGAAGTAA
- the LOC136579846 gene encoding interferon lambda-3-like — translation MDIRLVVFSILLLAVTANPLRRPCRMSRYKSVSSDDMTVIKELQNEHEKNMSTDAIKCYKRMMRHKPSVCDLTPSDRLILTLKRVSVTVDVLENMSTSGAADPGSQSLRIFLQLREDLIICKVSPGFNEIPSKQLKPWLHHLRQFMDEASPQCLQDAVLLSLISLVVEDVGCWAHGK, via the exons ATGGACATCAGACTGGTGGTCTTCAGTATTCTACTTCTGGCAGTGACCGCAAATCCACTCAGGAGACCCTGCCGGATGTCCAGATATAAATCAGTATCTTCTGATGACATGACGGTGATCAAGGAGCTGCAGAATGAGCAT GAGAAGAACATGTCCACCGATGCCATTAAATGCTACaaaaggatgatgagacacaagcCGTCTGTATGTGATCTAACG CCCAGCGATCGTCTCATCTTGACCTTGAAAAGAGTCTCAGTAACAGTTGATGTTCTGGAAAACATGTCCACATCTGGGGCTGCTGATCCTGGATCCCAGTCACTCAGGATCTTCCTTCAGTTAAGAGAAGATCTCATCATCTGT AAAGTGTCACCAGGATTCAATGAGATTCCCTCTAAGCAGCTGAAGCCATGGCTGCACCATCTCCGGCAGTTTATGGACGAG GCATCTCCACAATGTCTCCAGGATGCCGTGTTACTCAGCCTCATCTCATTAGTGGTGGAAGATGTTGGGTGTTGGGCTCATGGGAAGTAA